ATGCATGCGCTCGTGACGGCCGTTCTGCTGCGGCTTGCCCGGGGCAATGCGTTCCGGCGTCACGCCGGCCTTGATCAGTTTCACCGACAGTTGCGACAGCCCGCCCGCGCCGGTCGACGCAAAGGGAGAGCCGTTGTCCGACCGCAGGTAACGGGGCAGCCCGAACTCGCGGAAGGCCGCATCCAGCACCGGCCAGACATGGTCGGTATCCGTCCGGGAGAGGGCCTGGCAGCGCAACAGGTAGCGGCTATGAGCGTCGGTCAACGTCAGCGGTTCACACCGCTTGCCGTCGCCGGTCAGGAACCAACCCTTGAAGTCGATGCACCAGACGTCGTTGGCGGCCTCGCAACCGGCAAACGGCGCACTCGATGGCGGGCTACGCCGGCGCAGCTTGCGCTTCACCGTCAACCCCTCGCGGTCGAACAGCTCCCCGATCGTGCTCGTCGCCGGCCAAGCCGTTTTGGGCGCGGCGCGCTTCAAATAGGCCCGAACCTTCCTCGGCCCCCAGGTCGGATGTGCCCGACGCACCTCGAGGCAGCGCTCCGCGACCTTCGGGACAATTGCTTGCGGATGATGCGCCGGCGCTCGCGAACGGTCGAGCAGACCGGCAACCCCTTCCTCTTCGAAGCGCGCCAGCCACTTGTATCCAATCCGGCGGCTTACATCGAACCGCCGGCAGATCGCGGCAAACGACTCCTCGCCCTTCTCAACCGCCACCATAAAGCGCATCCGCTCTTCCACGGCACAGGTCTCCTTCCAACCCATCGGCAGGGTCCTCCCTGCCGACAGTTGACCTGTTACCCATGTCGCCGGTCTATTCTGTTACCCATGTAGCCGGTTAGGACCGTCTTTTTTCCTTCTCCCCTTGTGGGAGAAGGTGGCGCGAAGCGCCGGATGAGGGGTTCTCTCCTAGATCGTATCTGTTGAGACATACCCCTCACCCGTCTCGCCGCTACGCGGCGAGCCACGCTCTCCCACAAGGGGAGAGGGTAAGAAACCGAGGGCCATGTTTTCGTCGCCCTGCTGTGCTATTGCAGCCAACATGCTCGACACGGTCCAACCACAACAGCCGGGGCAAGCCGGCGTACAAGGCCATCTCGCGCAGGAATTCGTCGAGACGTTGCGGCTGGCCGTGCCGATGATGCTGACGCAGCTCGGACAGATCGCGATGGTCACGAGCGATCTCGCGCTGATCGGGCGCCTCGGCGAGGATTCGGTCGCCGCTGCGGCACTTGCGCACACCGTCTATTTCGTCAGCTTCACCTTCGGGCTCGGCCTGATGGCTGCGGTGTCGCCGCTGGCAGCCCAGGCGTTCGGCGCCGGCGACATCAGGCGCATTCGCCGCTCCCTGCGCGTCGGCCTGTGGGTCGCGTTCCTCATTTCACTGCCGATGATGGCCTCGCCGCTGTATGGCGAGCACATCCTGACGGCACTCGGACAGGCGCCGCATTCGGCCGCGCTGGCGCAGCGCTATCTGAATGGCCTCGCCTGGGGCATCGCGCCGGCGCTCGGCTTCATCGCGCTGCGCAGCATGATGAGCGCGGTGAACCGGCCACAGGCGCCGCTGTGGATCACGCTGGCGGCGATCCCCGCGAATTTCGCGCTGGTCTATTGCCTGATCCATGGCCTGTTCGGCCTGCCGGAGCTCGGCCTGTTCGGCGCGGGGCTTGGGACCACGCTGGTCAATCTCGGCACCTTCATCGCCGCACTCGCCATTGCGGCGTGGCGCAAGCCGTTCGCCGACTACCGTCCGCTCGCCCACCTCTGGCGGATCGACTGGCCCTTGATGCGTCAGCTGATCGCCATCGGCGCGCCGATCTCGTTTTCGCTGCTGCTGGAATACGGCCTGTTCTCCTCGGCCGCGCTGCTGATGGGGCTGATCTCGACCACAGCGTTGGCCGCGCATCAGATCGCGCTCCAGGTCACGGCCGTGCTGTTCATGATCCCGCTCGGCATCGGCATGGCCGCGACGGTGCGTGTCGGCCATGCTTTCGGCCGCGAGGATCCTGCCGGCGTCCGGCGTGCGGGCCTCGTCGCGGCAGTGCTCGGGATCGCGTTCGTATCGGCGCTGACCATTGCCATCATCCTCGGCCGATATGAGCTCGGGCGGCTGTTCTTCGGCAGCAGCGCGGCCAGCGTGCCGACGGTCGAGCTGACGGCGACGCTTCTCCTTGTCGGTGCGACCTTCTTCATCGCCGATGCGCTGCAGACCATCATGGGCGGCGCACTGCGCGGCATCAATGACACAAGGATGACATTGGTGTTCGCAGCAACAGGCTATTGGTGCGTCGGCTTCCCCATCGCCTGGGTACTGGCCTTCCATGCCGGCCTCGGCGCGGTCGGCGTCTGGATCGGGCTGTCGATCGGATCGTTCGTCTATGCCGGCCTGTTGATCTTGCGCTTTGGCATGCTGACGCGCAAAATCGCGGGATGACAGGATCCGTTCGCGAAATCACGCCCGATGTCGATGCCGGCGCTGTGCTGGCAGGGGCGCAGTTTATCGATGCGTTTCGTGCAGAGGTCGGCGCCAGGCAATTGAGCGCCCGCGAGGCCTGCACCCGAATGGTGCTGCACGGGCCGCGCTGGATCGACGGGTTGACCCGCTTGCGCAACATTCTGGTGACACCCTTCGGCTTGAAAACATCGGGTGAAGCCGCCCATGCGCCCGGCGGCCTGATCGGCTTGTTTCCGGTGGTGAGCGAGACGCCTGAGCGGCTGGTCGCCGGCTTCGACGACTATCATCTCGATTTCCGTATCGTGGTCGATGTCGCCGGCGAAGCGCCGCTCCGCCACGTCACCGTGACCACTCTGGTGAAGACCAACAATCTCCTCGGACGGACTTACCTCACGCTCATCACGCCGTTCCACAAGCTGGTGGCCCGCAGCATGATGGGATGCATCCTGGAGCCGGCGCGATGACGCTGTCCGTCGACCTCTTCTTCTCCTTTCGCAGCCCGTACAGCTATCTGGCGCTGCCGAGGACGCTGAAGCTGGTCGAGGAATATGATCTCGCGATCAACCTGCGGCCGGTCTATCCGATCGCGGTTCGCGTGCCCGGTTTCTTCAAGAAGGCCAGTCCGCAGTTTGCACGCTACATCGTGCTGGACTCCCGCCGTGTCGCCGCGCACGCCGGCATTCCGTTCCGCTTTCCACGGCCCGACCCGATCGTGCAGGACATGACGACGCTCGATGTCGCGGCAGAGCAGCCCTATATCCATCGCCTGACGCGCCTGGGAGCGATGGCGCAGCTCGACGGCCGCTCGCTCGCGTTCACATCAGCGATCGCGCCGGTGCTCTGGGATGGTTCGGTTGCCGGCTGGAACGAAGGCGATCACCTCGCGCGGGCAGCCGACAAGGCCGGGTTCGATCTCGCCACGATGGATGCGGCGATCAGCGCCGACCTGGATCGCTATGAGCAGGTGATCACCGAGAACGAAAAGGACCACGCGGCGTCAGGCCATTGGGGCGTGCCGACCTTCGTGTTCGAGAACGAGCCGTTCTTCGGCCAGGACCGCATCGATCTGTTGCTCTGGCGCTTGCAAAGCAAGGGTCTCGCGAAGCGTTAGCACCTTGATCGACGCTTACTCGGTGCCCGCGACAAAATGGTCCATGTAGTCAAGCAACTCTCTGACGTCTTGCGCGCGCACGGCGTCGGATAAAACCCTGTCTATTGCGGTTGCCCGTCCCGCATATGCCAAAGCCCAGCGCCCATACCTGCGGTGCTTGATGCTGGGAGTCGTCAGAGTTCGGACGTCCGCGTGCCTGCGATCCCTGCAAATCGAGAGCTTCATCGTAGCAAGTTTCTCGTCGGGGCCTTCGAGAAACTGGGCAAAGTGGCGACCGGAAAATATCAGCACGCCCGTGAGGCCAAGCTCTGCGTTTCTCGTTTCCGCCGTGCTTCTGATGCTGGCGATCTCGCCATCAGCGTTGTCGCCGAGCAGACTGGTGCTGACATAGACCCAGGTCGAAAACATGGCTTCGCCCTCAATCCGAATACGTCACTCGGCCACCTTCACCGGCCCGTCCACCGCCGCCTCCGACCATTCGCCGACGACGCGGTCGAGGTCGCAGAGATTCTGGTGCATCTGCTCGAGCGAGAAGCCGAGCGCGAAGAAGCGTTCGGCGGTGTCGCCGGTGTGGCCGCGGATCAGGCCGTCCTGGCGCACGGCCGCGACCGCCTCGGCGTAATGCTGAAGCGCGACATGCACGGGATGGATCGGCGGCGCACCGGCGCCTTCGCGAAGGGCATCGGCGGCCGACTTCAGGAAACGCAGGATCGCCGCGCTGACCTCTGCCAGGGGGCTGGCGAGCCTGACCTGCACCTCGGCCGGCAGCGGCACCACGGTGGCGCGGCCGATCATCACGACGTCGTGGCGCAGCCGCAGGATCGTGCGCAGCAAGGGGCCGGTGTCGGGGCCGCTCGACAGAAGCGCCGAACGCTCGCGCTCGGCCTCCGCGCCGATGGTATTCATGCCCACCATGGCGGTGCCGATGCCGTCCTGGATCCGATGCAGCGCATCGTTGTCGCGGCCACGCGTAAGACCGGCGAGCAATTCGTTGAAGGCCTCCGCGATCAGATCGAGCAGTTTCGCCGCGCTGGCGCGGATCTGCCGCACCGCGCGCGAGGGCAGCACCAGGAAGGAGACGAGCAGCCCCGTCACCGCGCCGACCGAAACCTCGCTGACACGATCGATCGCCGAGGCCATGGGATCGGCATGATGCATGCTCGGAAGCACCAGAACGATCACGGCCGTCACCGTCGCGGAGCTCAGGTTCGGGTAGATCGATGCGACGAAGGCCAGCGGCGCCACGGCCAGCACCAGCAGTCCCAGCAGGCCCGCTTCGCTGGAATAGGGAATCAGGATCGCGATCGCGCCGCCATAGATGGCGCCGCCGATCGTGCCGAGCATGTAATCGCGCGTCGCCTTCAACGAACGGCCGACGCTCATCTGGGTGACGATGATCGACGTCAGCACGGCCCAGAGCGGCAACAACAGATGCAGCGCGGTGGCGAGTGCGTAGGCCGCGGTGGCCGCGACCGTGACCCGGACCGCCAGCCCCAGCTGCGTCCTGCGCGACCAGACACGGTCGAACAACTGTCTTGCTGAAATCATCGTCTGATGTCCCGGACCCATCCTCATCCCACCAGCCAAGAGCATAGCTGATGCCCGCGGCCCCAAGGCCGCTTGAAAGGCAAAATCAGCCCGCCTAACTTGCCGGCCAAAACGAGGAAACACGATGGCCCACGAAACCGCAACGCTCGCCGCCTATGTCGCCAACCTGAAATTCGCCGATATTCCGGCGGAGGTGCTGGATCGCGCCAAGGTGCTGACGCTGGATTTCCTGGGCAGCGCCATCCGGGCGCGGAGCGAGGCGGAATCCACCCCGTCGCTGCTGAAGATGCTGGAAGCGCTCTCGCTCGACACCAAGGGCGATTCCACCGTGTTCGGCGACAGCAAGACCTGGACGCCGGCGGTCGCCGCTTTGCTCAACGGCGCACTCGGCCATTCCCTCGATTTCGACGATACCCACGCCGATTCCTCGCTGCATCCCAGCGCGCCGGTGGTTCCGGCCGCGTTTGCCGTCGGCGAGATGGTCGGCGCTTCGGGCCGCGACGTGCTGACGGCGATCGTTGCGGGCTACGAGGTCTGCTGCCGGCTCGGCAACGCGCTCGACCCGACCTCGCATTATGCGCGCGGATTCCACCCGACCGCGACGGCCGGCACCTATGGTTCGGCCGCAGCGGCGGCCAAACTGTTCGGCCTCACCGAGCCGCAGATCATCGCCGCCTTCGGCGTCGCCGGCAGCCAGGCCGCAGGCTCGCTGCAATTTCTGATGAACGGCGCCTGGAACAAGCGCTACCAGGTCGGCGCTGCCGCGATGAACGGCGTGATCGCCGCGACGCTGGCGCGCAACGATTTCGTCGGCGCGACGGAATCGGTCGAGGGCAAGCACGGCCTGCTCGCCGGCTACACCGATGACGCGCATCCCGACAAGGCCGTCGCCGGGCTCGGCAAGACCTATGAAACCATGAAGATCGGCGTCAAACCGTATCCGAGCTGCCGCTACACCCATGCTGCGATCGACGCCCTGATCGCGATGCGGCGCGAGCACAATCTGACGCCCGACCAGGTCAAGCGCGTCGAGATCGGCCTGCATCGCAACGGCATCACGCTGACAGGCGATGCCGCCACCAAGCGGCATCCGACCTCGATCGTCGGCGGCCAGTTCTCGATGTTCTTCACCGGCGCGCTCGCGCTCGACCAGGGCTCGTTCGGCTGGGACGATTACGCCAGGCTCGGCGATGCCGCCATCGACGCGCTCGCCGACAAGTTCGACGTGGTGCAGGACGACCGGCTCGAGATCGGCCGTACCCATCCCTTCGGCGCGCGCGTCAGCATCACCACTGAAGACGGTGTACATGAGCGGCTCTACGCCGATCCATCCGGAGAGCCGACGTCCTTCCCCGACGCACAGGCGATGCAGCAGAAGTTCCTGACGCTGGCGCGGCCCGTGCTGAATGCACGGGCCGACAAGTTCGCCGACGCGATCATGACGCTGGAGCGGTTCGATCGCGTGGCGAAGGCGACGGAGCTGGGGCGGCAATAGTCGCCTAGTTCGCTCCCGCGAGCTTTCCGCCCTCACGCGTCGTCGCCACGACATCGCGCACGAGATCGAACACACCATCGGCGAGCGGCGGGAAGTTCGGCGAGCGGCCGAGGCGCACGATCACCAGCTTCTCCGATGGAATCACGATCGTGTACTGACCGATCGTGCCCTTGGCGAAGAATGCATCGCGCGGCCAGCCGTGCTTCACGCGAAACTTCGCGCCAAAACTGTCGCCCTGGTTGGTCCAGAAGCCGGCGCCGGTGCCGACCCACGCATTTGGCGTGGCGGATGCCGAATAGTTCACCCATCCCTCCGGCAGAATGCGTCTGCCACCAACCACACCGTCATTGAGATAGAGCTGGCCGAGGCGCGCCCAGTCCCGCGCGGAGGCCAGCATCTCGCCGGAGCCCTCGATCGTGCCTGCAGCATCGAGCTGGAGCGTGACGTTGACCATGCCGAGCGGCGCGAACAATTCGCGGCGCGCGAAGGCGAGCGCATCGGCGGGCTTGCCGCCGGCGGCATCGCGCAGCAGATGCGCGAGGATGATGAAGTTGCCGTCATGATAATTCCACGTCGTGCCCGGTGCTGTCGCAAGCGGCGCGCGCTCGGCAAAGCTGGCCATATCGTCCTCGGCATATTTCATGGTGTTGACCGGTTCGAGCGCGGAGCCAAGCTTGGCCTCCAACGAACTTCCAAGCGCGATGCCGGCGGTGTGACGCAGCAACTGGTCGACGGTGATGGCATGGCGCGGATCGTCGGGGTTTCGCCACGCGGCGATGGGGGCGGGTCCATCCAGCTTCAGTTTGCCCTGGCGCACGAGAATGCCCGTCAGTGCCGACATCACCGACTTCGTCATGGAGAAGCCGAGCAGTTGCGTCTCCGGGCCGATGCCGTCGGCATAGCGTTCGGCGATGATGCGGCCGGCCTTCATGACGACGATCGCGCGGGTGCGGCGATATGGCGGTTGCGCGGGTTCGGTGAAGGCACGGTCGAGCGCCGCCGCCAGGCCTGCGCTTTGCGGCGGCACGAGCCCGGGGCCGGCAATCTCGGGGAGTAACGCGGGCTGCTTGTCGTCAGGCGGCAGCGCGACGTCGGCGATCCCCCGACCATGCTCGAGCGTGCAGCCGAGCCCGTCGCGGTAGACGGCATGGCTGCGGCCGATCCCGAACAGGGACACCGTGACGTCCTTGCGGGCGCGATCGACCCGAAAATCCATCGCCCAGGTGAGCAGACCCGTACCCGGCATCGCGTCGGTGGTTTCAGTGAGGTCCCGGTGGGGATCGAGGCCGGAGACGAAGATCTCCGAGCAGAGCGTGTCGGCGATGAAGCCGGTGGCGACCTTGGGCACGTCACGCGCCCGCGCCGCGCCGAGCGCGAGACCGGCGCAGGCGATGGCGGTGGTGAGGAGGACGATCTTGCGGCGACGAATCACGGGCTTTCTCCGGCTGGGGTGCGAGTGCGGGAGAGCAGGCCGGATGCGCGCGATACACGCTCGCCGGATTCGAAAATCGGTCTCATCGAAACTGACCGGGGCTGGTCGATTTCGGAATTCTAATGTAATTTCAATAACCTAAAATCTAGGCCGCATCGGCCTTGAGGCGCCGATATTCCGTCGGCGTCACGCCCGTGACCGCCTTGAAGGCGCGGTTGAACGGGCCGAGCGACTGGAAGCCGGCATCCATCGCGATGGTGATGACGGGAACCTCGGCCTGGTCGGGATCGGCGAGCGCGGCCTTGGCTTCCTCGATGCGGTGGTTGTTCAGGAAAACATTGAAGTTGCGGTAGCCGAGCCGCTGGTTGATCAACCGGCGCAGCCTGTATTCCGGAATTTTCAGCCGGGTGGCCAGCACGCCGATGGTGATGTTCTCCTGCCGGTAGATCCGCTCGTCCGCCATCAGCCGCATCAAGGCGTCGATGAGCTTTCGATCGGCGGCGTCATCGGCGGCAGGTTGACTGAAAGCGTCAGGCGGTGCGGGCTCCGCCGCCACCGGAAACAGCTCCGCCCCGTCAACCCGCATCATGGCATAGACGATCGCCGCGACGGTGCAGGCGAGCACCCCGGCATTGACGGTTTCGGCTGCAGCGCCGACATGGCGGCCGGCGACCGCGATCTGGAGCACCGCGTTCAGCCCGCCATAAAGCGCGATCGCGCAGACGATGAAGACACGAACGCGGCGGCGGCGCTCGACGAGGTCAGTCGGCCAGGAAGCGATCATCTGCCCGACCGCAAGCCCGATGAAGCCGAGCACGATCAGATTGACCACCGTCACCGAGAACCGCACATGGCCGCCGGGCGCAATCCAGACGCAGCCCGCGAAGCTGTAGGCCGCCACCAGCGCCCAGATCAAACCATGCCACCAGCGGAGGCGAAACTCGTCGTCGAACAGGGCGCGCGTGAACAGCCAGAAGACCACGATGGTGCCGGTCGATATCGCGATCAGCGGTGCATGCCAGAGCGGGACCCGCGACGTGACATCCAGCGAGTAGCTCACCACATGCGCAACCGAGCCCAGCACGAAGGCCGCACCGAGGCGGGCAGCCGGCACATTGCGAAAATCATGTAACAGCGACGCCGCCAGCACCAGCAGCAGCGCGACGCTGGCGGCGCGAAAGGCGAGGTCGAGGGCGGCAAGAGTCATCAGGAGACGTAGCTGGTCACGGTTGCACTCGACCGAACATCGTTCGTTGCGCCGGTTTTTTCAAGAACCATCCGCATTCCAAGCCTAGCAGCAGCCACCGCTGTCGTCGCCCGGCTTGACCGGGCGATCCAGTACGCCGAGACGGTTGTGATGGAATCGATGAGCTGCGGCGTACCGGATGCCCCGCTTTCGCGGAGCATGACAGCGGAGCGTGTGGTTGGCCTTTGTCGCGACGACGACGCCAAATCCTGCTAGCATCAGTCTCGATACACAGAAGGAGTCCACCATGAGCTGGCAGCCCTCCAACGATCCCGTGCTCGGCGATCCCATGTCCTGCGATGCGCTGGATCTCGTCATCGTGCCCCGCACCAGCGATCTCGGCGATGGATTCGAGGTGCGGCGCGCGCTGCCGCATGGCAAGCGGCAGATGGTCGGGCCCTTCATCTTCTTCGATCATTTCGGCCCGGTGCAGTTCGTCTCCGGCAAGGGCATGGACGTGCGGCCGCATCCGCATATCGGCCTTGCCACCGTCACCTATCTGTTCGACGGATCCATCATGCATCGCGACAGCGAGGGCAACGTGCAGGAGATCGCGCCCGGCGCGATGAACCTGATGACCGCCGGACGCGGCATCGCCCATTCCGAGCGTACGCCGGACGCGCAGCGCGCATCGGGCCAGAAGATGCTCGGCCTGCAAAGCTGGATCGCGCTGCCTGAAGGCTCCGAGGAGATCGATCCTTCGTTCCAGCACTATGCGGCGGGCGATCTGCCGATGATCTCCGAGCGCGATTTTAACGCACGGGTGATCGCCGGCTCGGCCTTCGGCATCACCTCGCCGGTGAAGATGGTCTCGCCCTGGTTCTACACCGAGGTCACGGCCGCCGCCGGCGCGATCGTGCCGCTCGACCCCGATCACGAGGAGCGCGCGATCTACGTCGTCGACGGCGAGGTCGAGATTGCGAACGAGCGCTACGAGGGGCCGCGGCTGCTGATCTTCCGTCCCGGCGACCGCATCACGGTGAAGGCGCTGAAGGCCACGCGGATGATGTTTCTCGGTGGCGATGCATTGGAAGGCCCGCGCCACATCTGGTGGAATTTCGTCTCCTCCAGCAAGGAGCGGATCGAGCAGGCCAAGCAGGACTGGAAAACCGGCCGCTTCGCCGCGGTTCCGCAGGAACATGAGTTCATTCCGCTGCCGGAATAGGCTAATCCCGCATACGGCCGTGCCATCAGGCGCGGCCGTATAACCTTTCCGAAGCCAAGTCTACGAAAGCCTTGCGATGACCACGATGCTCTCCAGCGACCTGCCCCTGACCAAGATCGGCCGCGGCAAGGTGCGCGACATCTACGCCGTCGACGACGACCGCCTGCTGCTCCTCACCACCGACCGCATCAGCGCCTTCGACGTCGTCATGGGCGAGACCATCCCGATGAAGGGCGCAGTGCTGACCCAGATCAGCGCGTATTGGTTCAACAAGCTCGAAGGCATCGTGCCGCATCACATGATCAGCGCCGACACCGACGAGATCATCGCGGCCGTGCCGGCGTTGAAACCGCATCGCGCCGAGATCCTCGGCCGCGCCATGCTGTCCCGCCGCACCACCGTCTTTCCGATCGAATGCGTGATCCGCGGCTATCTCTCTGGCTCGGCCTGGAAGGAATATGCGGCGAGCGGCACGCTGGCGGGCGAGAAGCTGAAACCCGGCCTGGTCGAGAGCGAGAAGCTCGAGCCGTCGATCTTCAGCCCCGCCACCAAGGCCGAGACCGGCCACGACGAAAACATCACCATCGCGAAGATGCGCGAAGTCGTCGGCGACGACGTCGCCTACACGCTCGAAAGCATGACGCGTGCGATCTACACGCTCGGCGAGGAGCTGGCACGCGAGCAGGGCATCATCATCGCCGACACCAAGTTCGAGTTCGGCCGCGACAAGGACGGTCGCATCATCCTGATCGACGAAGTCATGACGCCGGATTCGTCGCGCTTCTGGGCGGTCGATGCCTACAAGCCCGGCCAGCCGCAGGCGAGCTTCGACAAGCAGCCCCTGCGCGACTATCTCGACATCGAGCGCCGCGCCGGCCGCTGGAACGGCGACGCCCCGCCGCCGCCACTGCCGGCGAGCGTGGTGGACGCGACCAGCAAGCGATACCTGGAAGCGTATCGGCGGGTGACGGGGAAAGAGCTGAAGATTTAGGCCGGCTATCCATTGTCGTCCTGGCGAAAGCCAGGACCCATACCGCGAGGTCTCTCGATCGCGGACAGTGCTAATCTCGAATGACCGGTCTTCGCCAAACTCGTCCCTGGGGTAATGGGGTCCTGGCTTTCGCCAGGAGATCACGCGCAGCGCGACCGATCTTGGCGTCGAGCCCTCGAGGGCCGCGTCGGCATCATGGTTCCCGCCGATGAAGACCGCAGCACGCGCGTGCGCAGCCTCGGCCGCTACACCACGATCGGCGAAATGGGCCTGGTGTCACACGCGCCGCGCAGCGCCACCATCCAGGCCGAGGTCGACAGCGTTCTCTACGTGCTGAACACGCACCAGTTCGACGCGATCAAGCAAGAAGCGCCCGCGCTCAGCCACAAGCTGCTGACCTATTTCGTGTCGGTGATGGCGGAGCGGCTGACCTTTGCGAACCGGACGATCGCGGTGCTGCGGCGGTAGGACGCGAAAACACGTGCGGTTGGTTGACCGGGTCGGCCTGGCTCAGGACTCGGTCGCATGCCATTCGTCCAGCGCCAACATGAGTTCGGCAACCCGGTTGGCGGAGGCCGTCCATTCTGCAAGCTTGGCGTAGTTGTCCGTGAACCAGTTGAACGCGGTCTGCACGACGACGAAGGCTGCCGACGCCTGAACGACTTCGCCTAGCGTCAGCGCATCGGCCAGGTATTTGGGAAGACACAGCAGAAGACCGATCACCGGCGTGACCAGAAGACTGGTATACGTAACCAGCGTCATCCGCATCAATTGCCAGCAATAGATGCGCCAGATCGCGATCACGGCCTTCAATGCCGACACGACGGCGTGACGGCCATTCGGCCGGTCCTCGGAAATGACCTTGCCTTCAACACCCTCGCGAACATGCGTTCCGATCGCCCG
The genomic region above belongs to Bradyrhizobium sp. CCBAU 53338 and contains:
- a CDS encoding pirin family protein, whose translation is MSWQPSNDPVLGDPMSCDALDLVIVPRTSDLGDGFEVRRALPHGKRQMVGPFIFFDHFGPVQFVSGKGMDVRPHPHIGLATVTYLFDGSIMHRDSEGNVQEIAPGAMNLMTAGRGIAHSERTPDAQRASGQKMLGLQSWIALPEGSEEIDPSFQHYAAGDLPMISERDFNARVIAGSAFGITSPVKMVSPWFYTEVTAAAGAIVPLDPDHEERAIYVVDGEVEIANERYEGPRLLIFRPGDRITVKALKATRMMFLGGDALEGPRHIWWNFVSSSKERIEQAKQDWKTGRFAAVPQEHEFIPLPE
- a CDS encoding phosphoribosylaminoimidazolesuccinocarboxamide synthase, encoding MTTMLSSDLPLTKIGRGKVRDIYAVDDDRLLLLTTDRISAFDVVMGETIPMKGAVLTQISAYWFNKLEGIVPHHMISADTDEIIAAVPALKPHRAEILGRAMLSRRTTVFPIECVIRGYLSGSAWKEYAASGTLAGEKLKPGLVESEKLEPSIFSPATKAETGHDENITIAKMREVVGDDVAYTLESMTRAIYTLGEELAREQGIIIADTKFEFGRDKDGRIILIDEVMTPDSSRFWAVDAYKPGQPQASFDKQPLRDYLDIERRAGRWNGDAPPPPLPASVVDATSKRYLEAYRRVTGKELKI